The following are encoded in a window of Bacillus sp. SORGH_AS_0510 genomic DNA:
- a CDS encoding DUF2198 family protein, whose amino-acid sequence MSALILPGLLVLLFTRVTYNRLIGLVLTVALITASVYKGYTNTFVLIVIDAFSLTAGFWLATKLKPRTVKKT is encoded by the coding sequence ATGTCCGCACTTATTTTGCCAGGGTTACTAGTCCTGCTTTTCACACGAGTTACTTACAATCGACTGATCGGCCTTGTATTAACGGTTGCACTGATCACAGCCTCTGTATATAAAGGGTATACGAATACGTTTGTGTTAATTGTCATTGATGCATTCTCATTGACTGCCGGCTTCTGGCTAGCGACTAAACTGAAGCCAAGAACCGTGAAGAAGACCTAG